A stretch of Mobula birostris isolate sMobBir1 chromosome 2, sMobBir1.hap1, whole genome shotgun sequence DNA encodes these proteins:
- the LOC140209952 gene encoding meprin A subunit alpha-like isoform X2, whose product MHLLSGTKMHSSALYSFSLVVLLAYCETLVIRKGPFENYYEVDVSNLKEDIPQINSESQRFLIQGDIAVVRERNAHKDPTKRWTFPIPYILTDSLELNAKGIILHAFEQFRLKSCIDFKPYEGEKSFLSFKRLNGCWSFIGNNHNGQDLSIGTWCDTKAIVEHEILHALGFYHEHSRTDRGYYVNIWWNEIQPDKKINFEVYGDDITTDHNTPYDYESLMHYAPFSFSKNDSVPTISTKIPVFNDIIGQRLDFSALDLLRLNRMYKCNATLTLLDQCAFEFLNICGMIQGEQDATDWVHVKSSPGNEDHTINGKCRDAGYFMYFDTKNNRTGENAVLESRILYPRRDEQCLQFFYKMTGSPMDKLVIWMKMDDGTGTAQKLVKHHTLQADGSHSWNIAHVTFNATAKFRYVFEGIIGNSSDSSGGIFLDDVTLTETKCPYSVWHVRNFTKKLQNNYRRAITSPCFYSPEGYRYGLTLRPHSYYENYTGIFFHLCSGENDDMLEWPVGNRQVIITVLDQHPDVKLRTSSTRSFTTDGSYLLPDLTPLIHTEVPIQPRSPPLRHRRTVEQTGYSAV is encoded by the exons ATGCATTTGCTGAGTGGAACAAAAATGCACTCATCCGCATTGTATTCCTTTTCTTTAGTAGTTTTGTTGGCATATTGTGAAACTTTGGTG ATCAGAAAGGGTCCTTTTGAaaatt ATTATGAAGTGGATGTTAGCAATTTAAAAGAGGATATCCCACAAATAAATTCAG AATCCCAAAGGTTTTTGATTCAGGGAGACATTGCAGTAGTT CGAGAACGGAATGCTCATAAAGACCCAACAAAGAGATGGACATTCCCAATTCCATACATTCTAACAGATAGTCTTG AGTTAAATGCCAAGGGCATCATCTTGCATGCGTTTGAGCAGTTTCGCTTAAAGTCGTGCATTGATTTTAAACCATACGAAGGAGAGAAATCTTTCCTATCTTTTAAAAGGTTAAATGG GTGCTGGTCTTTTATTGGTAATAACCACAATGGCCAAGATTTGTCCATTGGTACGTGGTGTGACACAAAAGCTATTGTTGAGCATGAAATTCTGCATGCACTAGGATTTTACCACGAGCACTCAAGAACAGACCGTGGTTACTACGTTAATATTTGGTGGAATGAAATTCAGCCTG ATAAGAAGATAAATTTTGAAGTGTATGGCGATGACATCACTACTGACCACAACACTCCATATGATTATGAATCTCTGATGCATTATGCACCATTCTCCTTCAGCAAAAACGATAGTGTGCCAACCATCTCTACAAAGATACCAGTGTTTAATGACATTATTGGACAGCGATTAGACTTCAGTGCTCTTGATCTGCTGAGGTTAAATCGAATGTATAAATGCA ATGCCACTCTCACACTGTTGGACCAATGTGCATTTGAGTTTCTTAACATCTGTGGCATGATCCAGGGAGAACAGGATGCTACCGATTGGGTTCATGTGAAGAGCAGTCCTGGAAATGAAGATCATACTATAAATGGAAAATGCAGAG ATGCTGGGTACTtcatgtactttgatactaaGAATAACAGGACTGGTGAAAATGCTGTTCTGGAGTCCAGGATCCTGTACCCCAGAAGGGATGAGCAGTGTCTTCAGTTTTTCTACAAAATGACAGGCAGTCCAATGGATAAGCTCGTTATATGGATGAAAATGGATGATGGAACTGGAACTGCTCAAAAACTAGTTAAACATCATACATTACAAG CGGATGGCAGCCATTCATGGAACATTGCCCATGTGACCTTCAATGCGACGGCCAAGTTTCGTTATGTTTTCGAAGGAATAATTGGTAACTCCAGTGATTCTTCAGGTGGTATTTTCCTGGATGATGTCACACTTACCGAGACCAAATGTCCTTATAGTGTCTGGCATGTAAGGAACTTCACCAAAAAGCTTCAAAACAATTATAGGAGGGCCATAACCAGTCCATGTTTCTATAGCCCGGAAGGATATCGATACGGTTTAACTTTAAGACCTCATTCTTATTACGAAAATTATACTGGGATCTTTTTCCACCTGTGCAGTGGTGAAAATGATGATATGCTTGAATGGCCAGTTGGGAACAGACAAGTTATCATTACAGTACTGGACCAGCATCCTGATGTGAAACTCAGAACGTCGTCTACTCGAAGCTTCACTACAGATGGAAGTTATCTTCTACCCG